A window of the Oncorhynchus mykiss isolate Arlee chromosome 15, USDA_OmykA_1.1, whole genome shotgun sequence genome harbors these coding sequences:
- the alg14 gene encoding UDP-N-acetylglucosamine transferase subunit ALG14 homolog: MAVLLGLFTGFCFTVICVIVRLLIVIRSGSKCKPGEKGPVCVLIVAGSGGHTTEILRLMESLSQSYSPRHYIIADTDKMSEDKIRTFENSKKDTGSKGQFTIQRIPRSREVRQSWSSSVISTLNALLYAVPLVFRLRPDMVLCNGPGTCVPLCAAGLLLGLLGLKRVLLVYVESICRVESLSLSGKILYHISDYFFVQWSTLKDKYPKSIYLGRIV; encoded by the exons ATGGCAGTGTTGTTAGGACTATTCACAGGATTTTGTTTTACAGTGATTTGTGTTATAGTGCGGCTTCTGATTGTGATTCGTTCTGGATCAAAATGTAAACCTGGAGAGAAAGGTCCCGTCTGCGTGCTTATCGTTGCTGGATCAG ggGGACACACCACTGAGATCCTGCGACTGATGGAGAGTCTCTCTCAGTCCTACAGCCCAAGACACTATATAATCGCAGACACAGACAAGATGAGCGAAGACAAAATACGCACCTTTGAAAACTCAAAGAAAGACACTGGTTCAAAAGGCCAG TTTACCATCCAGCGGATCCCTCGAAGCCGTGAGGTGCGGCAATCCTGGAGTTCCTCTGTGATCTCCACTCTAAACGCTCTGCTCTACGCCGTTCCTCTGGTGTTCAGGCTCAGGCCAGACATG GTGCTGTGTAACGGCCCTGGGACCTGCGTCCCTCTGTGCGCGGCAGGACTTCTCCTGGGCCTCCTGGGATTGAAGAGAGTCCTGCTCGTCTACgttgagagcatctgcagagtGGAGAGCCTATCCCTGTCCGGGAAGATCCTCTATCACATCTCGGACTACTTCTTTGTGCAGTGGTCCACCTTGAAAGACAAATACCCCAAATCAATTTACCTCGGAAGGATAGTCTGA